In Aestuariibaculum lutulentum, one DNA window encodes the following:
- the rpoN gene encoding RNA polymerase factor sigma-54 — MLKQHLQFKLSQKLSPQQIQLMKLIQLPTQAFEQRIKQELEENPALDSGKESMDSDFDSDFDNSNDEYNDNETIGNDDINVDEYLSDDEIPDYRMQANNYSSDDEEKSMPYAAGTSFTQHLISQLNTYRLDDEEREIAEFLVGSVDESGYIRRSLTDIMDDLAFTQNVYTTEEKINKVLKIVHQLDPSGVGARNLQECLSIQLHRKDKTPDTELAIDIIDNAFELFTKKHYDKLLQKFDVTEIQLKDAIHEIEHLNPKPGGSYAGNNRIVEHVVPDFAIRIVDGELELTLNGRNAPELHVSRGYNDMLKGYKESKEKSQSQKDAVIFIKQKLDAAKWFIEAIKQRQQTLFVTMSAIMHYQEEYFLTGDERNLKPMILKDIADEINMDVSTVSRVANSKYVDTPYGTKLIKDFFSEAMKNDQGEDVSTREIKKILETVIEEENKKKPLTDETLATILKEKGYPIARRTVAKYREQLDIPVARLRKKI; from the coding sequence ATGCTCAAGCAACATTTACAATTTAAATTATCGCAAAAGCTATCGCCGCAACAAATTCAATTGATGAAATTGATACAGTTGCCTACACAAGCTTTCGAGCAACGTATAAAACAGGAACTGGAAGAAAATCCTGCTTTAGATAGTGGTAAAGAATCTATGGATTCTGACTTTGATAGCGATTTCGACAATTCAAACGATGAATACAACGACAATGAAACCATTGGAAACGATGATATTAATGTTGATGAATACTTAAGTGACGATGAGATTCCCGATTATCGCATGCAGGCCAATAATTACAGCAGCGACGATGAAGAAAAAAGCATGCCATATGCTGCTGGAACCTCATTCACCCAACACTTAATTAGTCAGCTTAACACCTACAGATTAGACGACGAAGAACGAGAGATTGCCGAATTTTTAGTTGGCAGCGTTGATGAAAGCGGATATATTCGTCGTTCTCTAACCGATATTATGGACGATTTGGCATTTACCCAAAACGTTTATACTACCGAAGAGAAAATAAATAAAGTATTAAAAATTGTTCACCAGTTAGATCCTTCGGGTGTTGGAGCCCGAAACCTGCAAGAGTGTTTAAGCATTCAATTACACCGCAAGGATAAAACTCCCGATACCGAATTGGCTATTGATATTATCGATAATGCTTTCGAATTATTTACGAAAAAACATTACGATAAATTATTACAAAAATTTGATGTTACCGAAATACAACTCAAAGACGCCATTCATGAAATCGAGCATCTAAACCCAAAACCCGGAGGATCTTACGCTGGTAATAACCGCATTGTAGAACATGTGGTTCCTGATTTTGCCATTAGAATTGTTGATGGTGAACTGGAGCTTACCCTTAACGGTCGAAATGCTCCAGAACTTCATGTTTCAAGAGGGTATAACGACATGCTAAAAGGCTATAAAGAGTCTAAAGAAAAGTCGCAATCTCAAAAAGACGCAGTAATCTTCATCAAACAAAAATTAGATGCTGCCAAATGGTTTATTGAAGCCATTAAACAACGTCAGCAGACTTTGTTTGTGACGATGAGTGCGATTATGCATTACCAAGAAGAATACTTTTTAACTGGTGATGAGCGCAATTTAAAACCGATGATTCTTAAAGATATTGCCGACGAGATTAATATGGATGTTTCAACGGTTTCAAGAGTTGCTAATAGCAAATATGTCGACACCCCTTACGGAACAAAACTAATCAAGGATTTCTTCTCTGAAGCAATGAAAAATGATCAGGGTGAAGATGTTTCTACTCGAGAAATTAAAAAGATTTTAGAAACGGTCATTGAAGAAGAAAACAAGAAAAAGCCCCTAACCGACGAAACCTTAGCCACTATTTTAAAAGAAAAAGGTTATCCTATTGCCAGACGTACGGTTGCAAAATACCGAGAGCAACTTGACATTCCTGTTGCCCGATTACGTAAAAAGATATGA
- the asnS gene encoding asparagine--tRNA ligase has product MKSYTVSELLSQKVAPNTEVEIKGWVRTFRANRFIALNDGSTLNNIQCVVDFENFDEALLKRITTGAAVHIKGDLVESQGKGQTVEVQVKFVDVLGDSDPETYPIQPKKHSFEFLRENAHLRTRTSTFSAVMRLRSALSFAIHKYFNENGFYYMHAPIITGSDAEGAGEMFRVTNLDAKNAPLNEAGEVDYSKDFFGKETNLTVSGQLEAETYAMSLGKVYTFGPTFRAENSNTSRHLAEFWMIEPEVAFMDLPGNMDLAEDFMKSVIKYILDNNKEDLEFLDNRLQEEDKKKPQAERSEMTLIEKLKFVTDNNFKRVSYTEAIDILRNSKPNKKKKFKYIINEWGADLQSEHERYLVEKHFNCPVILFDYPANIKAFYMRLNDDGKTVRAMDILFPGIGEIVGGAQREERLDVLKEKMAAIGIPEEDLWWYLDLRKFGTAVHSGFGLGFERLVMFATGMSNIRDVIPFPRTPQNAEF; this is encoded by the coding sequence ATGAAATCATATACCGTTTCAGAATTATTATCTCAAAAGGTTGCTCCTAATACTGAAGTTGAAATTAAAGGTTGGGTAAGAACCTTTAGAGCAAATCGTTTTATTGCCTTAAACGACGGATCGACTTTAAACAACATTCAGTGTGTTGTAGATTTTGAGAATTTTGATGAAGCATTATTGAAACGCATTACTACGGGTGCTGCGGTTCACATTAAAGGAGACTTGGTAGAAAGTCAGGGAAAAGGACAAACTGTTGAAGTACAGGTTAAATTTGTTGACGTTTTAGGTGATTCAGACCCTGAAACCTATCCTATTCAACCTAAAAAACACTCGTTTGAATTCTTAAGAGAGAATGCACATTTACGTACCAGAACAAGTACATTTAGTGCGGTTATGCGTCTACGTTCTGCTTTGTCTTTTGCAATTCACAAGTACTTTAACGAAAACGGATTCTACTACATGCACGCACCAATTATTACTGGTAGTGATGCTGAAGGTGCCGGAGAAATGTTTAGAGTAACCAATTTAGATGCTAAAAATGCACCTTTAAATGAAGCTGGAGAAGTAGATTACAGCAAAGATTTCTTTGGTAAGGAAACCAACTTAACGGTTTCTGGACAATTAGAAGCTGAAACTTACGCGATGTCTTTAGGCAAAGTATATACTTTCGGACCTACTTTTAGAGCTGAAAACTCAAACACCTCTCGTCACTTAGCCGAATTCTGGATGATTGAACCAGAGGTTGCCTTTATGGATTTACCTGGCAACATGGATTTAGCTGAAGACTTTATGAAATCGGTTATTAAGTACATTTTAGATAACAATAAAGAAGATTTAGAGTTTTTAGATAACCGTTTACAGGAAGAAGACAAGAAAAAACCACAGGCTGAGCGTAGCGAAATGACTTTAATTGAAAAATTAAAATTCGTTACCGATAATAACTTCAAACGTGTAAGCTACACTGAAGCTATCGATATTTTACGTAACAGTAAACCAAACAAAAAGAAGAAATTCAAATATATTATTAACGAATGGGGTGCCGATTTACAAAGTGAACACGAGCGTTACCTAGTAGAGAAACACTTTAACTGTCCGGTAATTTTATTTGATTATCCAGCAAATATCAAAGCCTTCTACATGCGCTTAAACGATGATGGTAAAACCGTTCGAGCTATGGATATTTTATTCCCTGGTATTGGTGAAATCGTGGGTGGTGCACAACGTGAAGAGCGTTTAGATGTTTTAAAAGAAAAAATGGCAGCCATTGGGATTCCAGAAGAAGACCTTTGGTGGTATTTAGATTTACGTAAATTTGGTACGGCTGTACACTCTGGTTTTGGTTTAGGTTTCGAACGTTTAGTAATGTTCGCAACCGGAATGAGCAATATTAGAGACGTAATTCCGTTCCCAAGAACACCACAAAACGCCGAATTTTAG
- a CDS encoding efflux RND transporter permease subunit — translation MLKLFTKHFWDVVARLILRNKIAILLGILIITVLFSTQWKNMRFTNTEANLLPDDHEVNIKYNDFLKIFGEEGNLIILGVKDSTLLTVEKLNAWNNLAQSFKQYDEVETVVSVKDLQKLVKDTEHEKFALEPFIKDSVSSMQQIESLEYELFNKYPFYDNVLFNKETKTIRTAIYLKKDIVNTSIRKDFVANTLEPKIKDFSKAYNLDVRISGMPYIRTLNAQVIVSEIGWFVGAALLVTSLIFFFFFRSFRATFISLIVVSIGVMWTLGILGALNYEITVLTALIPPLIIVIGIPNCIFLINKYQNEVKKHGNKVKSLQRVITKIGNATLMTNITTASGFATFILTESTLLKEFGIVASLSILAIFVLCLLIIPIIYTFLPYPKDRHLEHLNKRWIGGFVDWMERMVKHERIAIYCTGLVLLIVSIIGIYQIKITGSLIEDMPQDSEFVSDIRFFEKEFNGIMPVEIMIDTKRKKGVMKLATLKRMDELQEAINEIPELSKPISVVDLVKYSKQAYYNGNTKYYQLPTSQENSFILSYAKNSSSNVDLLKNFVDSTGQYARITTFMKDIGTEKMERIEENLQTKIDKLFPAERYTVTMTGKAVVFQKGTKYLVKNLVISLSLAIILIALFMAYMFRSFRMIIISLIPNLLPLLITAGLMGYLGVPIKPSTILVFSIAFGISVDDTIHFLAKYRQELQARHWKIKPSVYGALRETGVSMFYTSIVLFFGFSVFTISSFGGTVALGALVSTTLLFAMLSNLLLLPSLLLSLERSIANKEVLKEPSINIIPEEDDNEE, via the coding sequence ATGCTTAAACTTTTTACAAAACACTTTTGGGACGTTGTTGCGCGACTTATTCTGCGTAATAAAATAGCCATACTTCTTGGTATTTTAATCATCACAGTTTTATTCAGTACGCAATGGAAAAATATGCGCTTCACCAATACCGAAGCCAATTTGCTACCAGACGACCACGAGGTTAATATTAAGTATAACGACTTTCTAAAAATCTTTGGAGAAGAAGGCAACCTTATCATTCTTGGTGTTAAAGATTCTACCCTTTTAACCGTTGAAAAGCTAAACGCCTGGAACAACCTTGCACAAAGCTTTAAACAATACGACGAAGTAGAAACTGTTGTTTCTGTTAAAGACCTTCAGAAATTGGTAAAAGATACAGAGCATGAAAAGTTTGCTTTAGAACCTTTTATTAAAGACTCTGTTTCTTCAATGCAACAAATAGAATCTTTAGAATACGAACTCTTTAACAAATATCCGTTTTACGATAATGTTTTATTCAACAAGGAGACTAAAACGATTAGAACTGCAATATATTTAAAGAAAGATATTGTAAATACCTCGATTAGAAAGGACTTTGTAGCCAATACCCTTGAACCTAAAATAAAAGATTTTTCAAAAGCCTATAATCTAGACGTGCGTATTTCGGGTATGCCTTACATACGTACTTTAAATGCTCAGGTTATTGTTAGTGAAATTGGATGGTTTGTTGGTGCAGCTTTATTGGTAACATCACTTATATTCTTCTTTTTCTTCAGATCGTTCAGAGCCACCTTTATTTCTCTTATTGTGGTTAGTATAGGCGTGATGTGGACTTTAGGAATCTTAGGAGCTCTTAATTATGAAATCACCGTACTTACCGCTTTAATTCCGCCGCTTATTATTGTTATCGGAATTCCGAACTGTATTTTCTTAATCAATAAGTACCAGAACGAAGTAAAGAAACACGGGAATAAAGTAAAGTCGCTACAACGTGTTATTACCAAAATTGGTAATGCTACTTTAATGACTAACATTACAACCGCTTCTGGTTTTGCTACCTTTATACTTACAGAAAGTACTCTTTTAAAAGAATTTGGTATTGTAGCTTCATTAAGTATCCTGGCTATTTTTGTATTGTGTTTATTGATTATTCCAATCATTTACACCTTTTTACCTTACCCAAAAGACCGTCACTTAGAACACTTAAACAAACGTTGGATTGGTGGTTTTGTCGACTGGATGGAGCGCATGGTAAAACACGAGCGCATTGCTATTTACTGTACCGGTTTGGTTTTACTTATTGTTAGTATTATTGGAATTTACCAGATAAAAATTACAGGAAGTTTAATTGAAGACATGCCTCAGGATTCGGAATTCGTTAGCGATATTCGTTTCTTCGAAAAAGAATTTAACGGTATTATGCCTGTTGAAATCATGATTGACACCAAACGTAAAAAAGGCGTTATGAAACTGGCGACTTTAAAACGAATGGACGAATTACAGGAAGCTATTAACGAAATTCCTGAATTATCGAAACCTATTTCGGTTGTAGATTTAGTAAAATACTCTAAACAGGCTTACTACAACGGAAACACAAAATATTACCAGTTACCTACCAGTCAGGAAAACAGCTTCATTTTATCATACGCCAAGAATTCATCATCAAATGTCGACTTACTGAAGAACTTTGTTGATAGTACGGGGCAATATGCTCGTATCACTACGTTTATGAAAGACATTGGTACCGAAAAAATGGAGCGTATTGAAGAAAACCTTCAAACTAAAATAGATAAGTTATTCCCTGCTGAACGTTATACGGTAACCATGACAGGTAAAGCCGTTGTGTTCCAAAAAGGAACAAAATACTTAGTTAAAAACCTGGTAATCTCTCTATCTTTGGCCATCATTTTAATTGCCCTTTTCATGGCTTACATGTTCAGATCGTTTAGAATGATTATCATTTCATTAATACCAAACTTACTACCTTTACTTATAACAGCTGGTTTAATGGGCTATTTAGGTGTCCCTATAAAACCATCAACTATTTTAGTTTTTAGTATCGCCTTTGGTATTTCGGTAGACGATACCATACATTTCCTTGCCAAATACCGTCAGGAATTACAAGCCAGACACTGGAAAATTAAACCATCGGTATACGGTGCATTACGAGAAACTGGTGTAAGTATGTTCTATACATCTATTGTATTGTTCTTCGGCTTTTCGGTGTTTACCATTTCAAGCTTTGGTGGAACAGTAGCCCTAGGTGCATTAGTATCGACTACCCTATTATTCGCGATGTTGTCGAACCTTTTACTATTGCCTTCGTTATTATTATCGTTAGAGCGTAGTATAGCCAATAAAGAAGTTTTAAAAGAGCCTTCAATAAATATTATTCCGGAAGAAGACGATAACGAAGAATAA
- the frr gene encoding ribosome recycling factor codes for MNEDIQFILDTAKESMTNSIKHLEKSFVNIRAGKASPAMLGSVMVDYYGSQTPLSQVANVNTPDGRTITVQPWEKKMLQEIEKAIMIANLGFNPMNNGDTIIINVPPLTEERRRDLAKQAKSEAEDAKISVRSARKDANNDIKKLEDVSEDLKKNAEIDVQHITDKYVKMVDELFEVKEKEIMTV; via the coding sequence ATGAACGAAGACATTCAATTTATACTAGACACAGCAAAAGAATCGATGACTAATTCTATAAAACACTTAGAAAAGTCGTTTGTAAACATTCGTGCGGGAAAAGCAAGTCCGGCAATGTTAGGCAGTGTTATGGTAGATTATTACGGGTCTCAAACACCATTAAGTCAGGTAGCAAACGTTAACACTCCAGATGGTAGAACCATTACCGTACAACCATGGGAAAAAAAGATGCTTCAAGAAATTGAAAAAGCTATCATGATTGCAAACTTAGGCTTCAACCCAATGAACAATGGTGATACCATTATTATCAACGTGCCGCCTTTAACAGAAGAGCGCAGACGTGATTTAGCAAAACAAGCTAAATCTGAAGCTGAAGATGCAAAAATTAGTGTAAGATCTGCAAGAAAAGATGCTAACAACGACATTAAAAAGTTAGAGGACGTTTCTGAAGATTTAAAGAAAAATGCTGAAATAGACGTACAACATATTACTGATAAGTACGTTAAAATGGTTGATGAACTTTTCGAAGTGAAAGAAAAGGAAATCATGACCGTATAA
- the pyrH gene encoding UMP kinase: MKYKRILLKLSGEALMGNRQYGIDPERLAEYAKDIKDITDKGVEVAIVIGGGNIFRGVAGASNGMDRVQGDHMGMLATVINGLALQSALEDAGIPTRLQSAIKINEVAEPFIRRRAMRHLEKGRVVIFGGGTGNPYFTTDSAAVLRAIEIEADVILKGTRVDGIYNADPEKDAKATKFNFISFDDVLRKGLKVMDTTAFTLSQENQLPIIVFDMNKKGNLLKVVSGENVGTEVNL; this comes from the coding sequence ATGAAATACAAAAGAATACTCCTTAAATTATCTGGCGAGGCCCTAATGGGAAATCGTCAATATGGTATAGATCCAGAACGTTTAGCCGAATATGCAAAAGACATTAAAGACATCACCGATAAAGGTGTAGAAGTTGCCATCGTTATTGGCGGCGGAAACATTTTTAGAGGCGTAGCTGGGGCAAGCAACGGTATGGATCGTGTACAAGGAGACCATATGGGAATGTTAGCCACCGTAATTAACGGTTTAGCATTACAAAGTGCCCTTGAAGATGCCGGAATACCTACTAGATTACAATCAGCAATTAAAATTAACGAAGTTGCCGAACCTTTCATTAGAAGAAGAGCCATGCGTCACCTTGAAAAAGGTCGTGTAGTTATTTTTGGCGGAGGTACCGGAAATCCTTACTTCACTACAGATTCTGCAGCCGTATTACGTGCCATAGAAATTGAGGCCGATGTAATTTTAAAAGGAACTCGTGTTGATGGTATTTACAATGCTGATCCTGAAAAAGATGCCAAAGCCACTAAATTTAATTTCATATCTTTCGATGATGTTTTAAGAAAGGGCTTAAAAGTTATGGATACTACGGCATTCACCTTAAGTCAAGAAAACCAGTTACCAATTATCGTTTTCGATATGAATAAAAAAGGAAACCTTTTAAAAGTCGTTTCCGGAGAAAATGTTGGAACCGAAGTTAACCTATAA
- the tsf gene encoding translation elongation factor Ts — translation MESTVKITAAEVNKLRQATGAGMMDCKKALVEAGGDFDKAIEVLRKQGQKVAEKRADRDNSEGAAVAKINADNTSGVAIVLGCETDFVGKNENFVKLANDLADLALNYNTKEEFLAADFGGLTVADKLVEQTGVIGEKLDITSFERLEAPYVGSYVHINKIAALVGLSAKVDNAETLVKDVAMQVASMGATTLSYKDFDPAFVASETEARIAVIEKDNEELARLGKTLKNVPKYISMSQLTPEVLAQAEEDAKAQLAAEGKPEKIWANILPGKMDRFVSDNTTLDQEQCLLDQNFIKDDKINVAKYVASYGDVVITGFKRASVG, via the coding sequence ATGGAATCTACAGTAAAAATTACAGCAGCAGAAGTTAACAAGTTAAGACAAGCTACTGGTGCAGGGATGATGGATTGTAAAAAAGCTTTAGTTGAAGCTGGTGGAGATTTTGATAAAGCAATTGAAGTTTTACGTAAACAAGGACAAAAAGTAGCAGAAAAAAGAGCTGACAGAGATAACTCTGAAGGAGCTGCTGTTGCTAAAATAAACGCAGATAACACTTCTGGTGTTGCTATTGTTTTAGGATGTGAGACTGATTTCGTAGGTAAAAACGAAAACTTCGTAAAATTAGCTAACGATTTAGCTGATCTTGCATTAAACTACAACACTAAAGAAGAATTCTTAGCTGCAGATTTTGGTGGTTTAACAGTTGCTGATAAATTAGTTGAGCAAACTGGTGTTATTGGTGAGAAATTAGACATCACTTCTTTCGAAAGATTAGAAGCTCCTTATGTTGGTTCTTACGTTCACATTAACAAAATCGCTGCTTTAGTTGGTTTATCTGCAAAAGTAGATAACGCTGAAACTTTAGTTAAAGATGTAGCTATGCAAGTAGCGTCTATGGGTGCTACTACTTTATCTTACAAAGATTTCGATCCTGCTTTCGTTGCTTCAGAAACTGAAGCTAGAATTGCTGTAATCGAAAAAGATAACGAAGAGTTAGCTCGTTTAGGAAAAACACTTAAAAACGTTCCTAAATACATCTCTATGTCTCAATTAACTCCTGAAGTTTTAGCTCAAGCTGAAGAAGATGCGAAAGCTCAATTAGCTGCTGAAGGCAAACCAGAAAAAATCTGGGCTAACATCTTACCAGGTAAAATGGATCGTTTCGTTTCTGATAACACAACTCTTGATCAAGAGCAATGTTTATTAGACCAAAACTTCATTAAAGATGACAAAATTAATGTTGCTAAATATGTAGCTTCTTACGGTGATGTTGTAATCACTGGTTTCAAAAGAGCTTCTGTAGGTTAA
- the rpsB gene encoding 30S ribosomal protein S2 — translation MAVEVKELLEAGVHFGHLTRKWDPNMAPYVYMERNGIHIINLYKTAAKIDEAGEALAKIAASGRKILFVATKKQAKDIVAEKAGAINMPYITERWPGGMLTNFVTIRKAVKKMASIDRMKKDGTFNTLSKKERLQVDRLRAKLEKNLGSISDMTRLPGALFVVDIKREHIAIKEAQKLNIPIFAMVDTNSDPRQVDYVIPANDDASKSIDKILSHVTASISSGLAERKADKVEGDAPKAKKVAAKTVAANEEE, via the coding sequence ATGGCAGTAGAAGTAAAAGAATTACTTGAAGCAGGTGTACACTTCGGACACCTTACTCGTAAGTGGGATCCAAACATGGCTCCTTACGTATACATGGAGCGTAATGGCATCCATATTATCAACTTATATAAAACTGCAGCTAAAATTGACGAAGCTGGAGAAGCGTTAGCAAAAATCGCTGCTTCTGGTCGTAAAATTTTATTTGTTGCAACTAAAAAGCAAGCTAAAGATATCGTTGCTGAAAAAGCAGGAGCTATCAACATGCCTTACATCACTGAAAGATGGCCAGGTGGTATGTTAACTAACTTCGTTACTATTAGAAAAGCTGTTAAGAAAATGGCTTCTATCGATAGAATGAAGAAAGATGGTACTTTCAACACGTTATCTAAAAAAGAGCGTTTACAAGTAGATCGTTTAAGAGCTAAGTTAGAGAAAAACTTAGGTTCTATCAGCGACATGACTCGTTTACCAGGTGCTTTATTTGTAGTTGATATTAAACGTGAACACATCGCGATTAAAGAAGCTCAAAAATTAAACATTCCTATCTTTGCTATGGTAGATACTAACTCTGACCCTCGTCAGGTTGATTATGTTATCCCAGCAAACGACGATGCTTCTAAGTCAATCGATAAAATCTTATCTCATGTTACAGCTTCTATTTCTTCTGGTTTAGCAGAAAGAAAAGCTGATAAAGTTGAAGGAGACGCTCCTAAAGCTAAAAAAGTTGCAGCTAAAACAGTTGCAGCTAATGAGGAAGAATAA
- the rpsI gene encoding 30S ribosomal protein S9: MEVIHKIGRRKTAVARAYVAQGSGNITINKKDMTSYFTTATLQYKVKQPLVMTNNESNFDITVNVYGGGITGQAEAIRLAISRAMCEVDAENRLTLKPEGLLTRDPRMVERKKFGQKKARKKFQFSKR; the protein is encoded by the coding sequence ATGGAAGTAATTCACAAAATTGGCCGTAGAAAAACGGCTGTTGCTCGTGCGTATGTTGCCCAAGGAAGTGGTAACATCACTATTAACAAAAAAGACATGACTAGCTACTTTACTACTGCTACATTACAGTATAAAGTTAAGCAACCATTAGTTATGACTAACAATGAAAGCAACTTTGATATTACCGTAAATGTATATGGAGGTGGTATCACTGGTCAAGCTGAGGCAATCCGTTTAGCTATTTCTCGTGCTATGTGCGAAGTAGATGCTGAAAACAGATTAACTCTTAAACCAGAAGGATTATTAACAAGAGATCCAAGAATGGTAGAGCGTAAGAAATTCGGTCAGAAGAAAGCTCGTAAGAAATTCCAGTTCTCTAAACGTTAA
- the rplM gene encoding 50S ribosomal protein L13 produces MDTLSYKTVSANKATADKQWVLVDAEGQSLGRLASKVAKLLRGKHKPSFTPHVDCGDNVIVVNAEKINLTGNKWNDKTYVRHTGYPGGQRTLTATELFGKDPARVVEKSVKGMLPKNKLGADLFRNLTVVVGTEHAHAAQKPTAINLNEFN; encoded by the coding sequence GTGGACACATTAAGCTACAAAACAGTATCAGCTAACAAAGCTACTGCAGATAAGCAGTGGGTTTTAGTTGACGCCGAAGGACAATCTTTGGGTCGTTTAGCTTCTAAAGTTGCAAAACTTTTAAGAGGAAAACACAAGCCTAGCTTCACACCTCACGTTGATTGTGGTGATAACGTAATCGTTGTTAACGCTGAGAAAATCAACTTAACCGGAAACAAGTGGAACGATAAAACTTACGTTCGTCACACAGGTTACCCAGGTGGACAAAGAACATTAACAGCTACAGAATTGTTTGGAAAAGATCCAGCAAGAGTTGTTGAAAAATCAGTAAAAGGAATGTTACCTAAAAACAAATTAGGAGCAGATTTATTCCGTAATTTAACAGTTGTTGTTGGAACAGAGCACGCTCACGCTGCACAAAAGCCAACTGCAATTAACTTAAACGAATTCAATTAA